A genomic segment from Diadema setosum chromosome 11, eeDiaSeto1, whole genome shotgun sequence encodes:
- the LOC140234940 gene encoding acid-sensing ion channel 1-like yields the protein MPFHTIKVADAGEKQVDQKHIPTIDRYPHDTGGPTEGKVRATYGGKTSCAAIFYKAVPDSVSVAGFKYAFNPSEVRWRRMEWNKHQLTFDNFTLKVTDWGLCYVFNDIANGLPGLNVTEAGMAFGLNIALNANQDKYFYQARPRKGAGFQVVLYDRGTEPSVGSNGFATAVGMSTFVGADITEYRNLEAPYGDCEPMKLKYFPSYGHSECILECEIDFYIDQCLEAPACSTFQYFTCIIPAYDVFIQTQSCECPVPCFQREYSAFISTTKYPSTFWIDVEADRIDGTEWDARDNLCELSVYMKNLNILHISQQTGYTFSSLLSDIGGGLGLWIGGSILTCFEVFDLIVYSLYVTSKRIQRQKQRPTGVLNGR from the exons ATGCCTTTCCATACCATCAAGGTTGCGGACGCGGGGGAGAAACAGGTAGACCAGAAACACATCCCAACAATCGACAGGTATCCTCATGACACCGGCGGACCGACGGAGGGTAAGGTGAGGGCAACTTATGGCGGTAAGACGTCGTGTGCCGCCATCTTCTACAAGGCCGTGCCCGATTCCGTCAGCGTAGCTGGATTTAAGTACGCCTTTAACCCCTCTGAAGTTAGATGGCGCAG GATGGAGTGGAATAAACATCAGCTGACTTTCGACAACTTCACTCTCAAAGTCACAGACTGGGGACTTTGCTACGTTTTCAACGATATAGCAAATGGTTTACCAGGACTCAACGTGACAGAGGCAG GGATGGCTTTCGGACTAAATATCGCCCTCAACGCAAACCAGGATAAGTACTTCTATCAAGCGCGGCCAAGGAAGGGAGCTGGGTTCCAGGTTGTGCTCTATGACCGTGGCACTGAGCCGAGCGTAGGGTCGAATGGATTTGCAACCGCTGTCGGAATGTCGACATTCGTTGGGGCCGACATTACAGAG TATCGTAACCTTGAAGCCCCATATGGAGACTGCGAGCCGATGAAGCTAAAGTACTTTCCTTCCTACGGACATTCAGAATGTATCTTGGAGTGTGAAATTGATTTCTACATCGACCAAT GTCTCGAAGCACCGGCCTGCAGTACTTTTCAGTACTTTACGTGCATCATACCTGCGTATG ACGTGTTCATACAGACCCAGAGCTGTGAATGCCCAGTGCCTTGCTTCCAGCGAGAATACTCAGCGTTTATTTCAACCACCAAGTACCCGTCTACCTTTTGGATTGACGTCGAGGCCGACAGAATCGACGGTACCGAGTGGGATGCTCG AGACAACCTTTGCGAACTGAGTGTGTACATGAAGAATCTCAACATCTTACACATCTCGCAGCAAACGGGCTATACGTTTTCAAGTCTTCTGA GCGACATAGGTGGAGGACTTGGTCTGTGGATCGGTGGAAGTATTCTTACGTGCTTCGAAGTATTTGATCTCATTGTTTATTCTCTCTACGTCACCTCTAAGAGAATTCAAAGGCAAAAACAAAGACCAACGGGCGTATTGAATGGCCGGTAA
- the LOC140234941 gene encoding acid-sensing ion channel 1-like, whose protein sequence is MSITKDAGSRKDSKASIITTGKLEKPQEREASGVYRDKVSWAAVFYKSIPDAVSLAGIKYAFNPREVRWRRILWLVLVAAGFGLMSYQTIERCQFYFSRPMSVDVTVEYHRSVPFPSVAICNVNAFKASLISRTAVGRFLHDYSLSGRKAAERLAQVEASRGILSRFNTSVLYQTFGHRLQDAIMFALWNGERLTMDNFTLKFTDWGLCFAFNDKENGLPPLRVSSYGMSYGLDVKLNVEQDEYFFQPQVRQGVGFQVMLYDYGTEPLIESDGFAVSVGTETFIGAEIIEHHYKEAPEGDCKNKTLKYFDTYGHSECLLECATDFYILHCNCSTIVKTEAPQCSIYKYLSCILPTHELFLQTAPCRCPRPCFSRRYSASVSSLKFPSSLWANVYSGRFSENASHFRENLCAMSVYMKDLSIRQVRQHLDYSFFSLLSDVGGALGLWLGGSVLTFFEVLDLIGHSAFVYTARLSRRR, encoded by the exons ATGTCTATCACGAAAGATGCTGGTTCTCGAAAGGACTCCAAAGCCTCCATCATAACTACGGGCAAGCTGGAGAAGCCACAAGAACGGGAGGCATCTGGCGTGTACCGCGACAAAGTGTCATGGGCAGCCGTCTTCTACAAGTCTATCCCGGACGCCGTGAGTCTAGCCGGAATCAAATACGCCTTCAATCCCCGGGAAGTCCGCTGGCGCAG AATTCTATGGCTGGTATTGGTCGCAGCTGGCTTTGGTTTGATGAGCTACCAGACGATCGAGAGATGTCAGTTTTATTTTTCCCGCCCAATGAGTGTGGATGTCACTGTGGAATACCATCGATCCGTACCGTTTCCTTCTGTCGCCATTTGCAACGTCAATGCTTTCAA AGCATCCCTCATATCCCGGACTGCTGTTGGACGCTTCCTGCATGATTACTCCTTGTCAGGACGGAAGGCTGCCGAACGTCTGGCTCAGGTTGAGGCCTCACGAGGCATTCTGAGCCGATTCAACACGTCCGTCTTGTATCAAACGTTTGGCCATAGACTTCAAGACGCCATCATGTT TGCTCTGTGGAATGGAGAACGGCTGACAATGGACAACTTCACACTAAAATTCACGGACTGGGGGCTCTGCTTTGCCTTCAATGATAAAGAAAACGGCCTTCCTCCACTGCGTGTCTCTTCGTATG GGATGTCTTACGGTCTTGATGTGAAGCTGAACGTCGAGCAAGACGAATACTTCTTTCAACCACAGGTTCGACAAGGGGTTGGCTTTCAAGTCATGCTTTACGACTACGGCACCGAACCCTTGATCGAATCGGACGGATTTGCGGTGTCCGTAGGAACCGAAACTTTTATCGGAGCAGAAATAATAGAG CATCACTACAAGGAGGCCCCCGAAGGCGACTGTAAGAATAAGACACTTAAGTACTTCGACACCTACGGCCATTCAGAGTGTCTATTGGAATGTGCTACGGACTTCTATATTCTTCACTGTAACTGTAGCACCATAGTGAAAACTG AGGCACCGCAGTGTTCGATCTACAAATATTTGAGTTGCATCCTACCTACTCACG AGCTATTTCTGCAGACTGCGCCATGTCGTTGTCCCCGCCCGTGCTTTTCCCGCCGATATTCGGCGTCCGTCTCCTCGCTGAAGTTCCCATCCTCCTTGTGGGCGAACGTCTACTCGGgacgattttctgaaaatgctTCACACTTCCG AGAGAACTTGTGCGCTATGAGTGTATACATGAAAGATCTGAGCATCCGACAAGTCAGACAGCACCTCGATTATAGTTTCTTCAGCCTTCTGA GCGACGTAGGTGGCGCTCTCGGGCTATGGCTGGGCGGAAGCGTGCTAACGTTCTTCGAAGTGCTCGATCTGATAGGACACTCTGCCTTCGTCTACACTGCACGGCTCTCAAGGAGACGCTAG